The Desmonostoc muscorum LEGE 12446 genome includes a region encoding these proteins:
- a CDS encoding LL-diaminopimelate aminotransferase, protein MASINDNYLKLKAGYLFPEIARRVNAFAEANSNAKIIRLGIGDVTEPLPEACRTAMIKAVEEMGDRNTFKGYGPEQGYAWLREKIATQDFQARGAEIDASEIFISDGSKCDTGNILEIFGHDNTIAVTDPVYPVYVDTNVMAGNTGDANDKGEFEGLVYLPISADNNFTAEIPSKKVDLIYLCFPNNPTGATATKEYLKAWVDYAKANNSIIFFDAAYEAYITDASIPHSIYEIEGAREVAIEFRSFSKNAGFTGTRCALTVVPKTLTAKAADGSDVELWKLWNRRQSTKFNGVSYIVQRGAEAVYSEEGQAQIKGLVSFYLENAKIIREKLTAAGLSVYGGVNAPYVWVKTPNNLSSWEFFDKLLQTVNVVGTPGSGFGAAGEGYFRISAFNSRENVEEAMKRITEKFKV, encoded by the coding sequence ATGGCAAGTATTAACGACAACTACCTGAAGCTGAAAGCGGGTTACCTGTTTCCAGAAATTGCTCGGCGGGTGAATGCCTTTGCAGAAGCGAACAGTAATGCTAAAATCATCAGACTGGGCATTGGCGATGTTACTGAACCTCTGCCGGAAGCTTGCCGGACAGCGATGATTAAAGCTGTCGAAGAAATGGGCGATCGCAATACCTTCAAAGGCTACGGCCCAGAGCAAGGCTACGCTTGGTTGCGGGAGAAAATTGCTACTCAAGATTTCCAAGCACGGGGAGCCGAAATCGATGCCTCAGAAATTTTTATCTCCGATGGTTCCAAATGTGACACGGGCAATATTCTGGAAATCTTTGGTCATGACAACACTATAGCCGTTACTGACCCTGTATATCCCGTATATGTAGATACAAATGTCATGGCGGGAAATACAGGAGATGCTAACGATAAAGGCGAGTTTGAAGGCTTAGTTTATCTACCGATTTCGGCTGATAACAACTTCACCGCCGAGATTCCCTCCAAGAAAGTCGATTTAATTTATCTCTGCTTTCCCAATAACCCCACTGGCGCAACTGCTACCAAGGAATATTTAAAGGCATGGGTGGACTATGCTAAGGCTAATAACTCGATTATTTTCTTTGATGCAGCCTACGAAGCTTACATTACCGATGCATCGATTCCCCATTCAATTTATGAAATTGAAGGTGCAAGAGAAGTTGCGATCGAATTTCGGTCTTTCTCGAAGAATGCAGGTTTTACAGGAACCCGCTGTGCGTTAACTGTGGTGCCCAAGACACTCACAGCAAAAGCCGCCGATGGTTCCGACGTGGAACTGTGGAAACTGTGGAATCGTCGTCAGTCTACTAAATTTAATGGCGTTTCCTACATCGTTCAACGGGGAGCCGAGGCAGTTTATTCTGAAGAAGGACAAGCACAAATCAAAGGATTGGTTAGTTTCTATTTAGAAAACGCCAAAATTATCCGCGAGAAACTTACAGCCGCCGGATTATCAGTTTATGGTGGGGTGAATGCACCTTACGTTTGGGTGAAAACGCCTAATAATTTATCCAGTTGGGAATTTTTTGATAAATTGCTGCAAACCGTCAACGTTGTGGGAACACCTGGTTCTGGGTTTGGTGCTGCGGGTGAAGGTTACTTTAGGATTTCGGCGTTTAATAGTCGGGAAAATGTGGAGGAAGCCATGAAGCGGATTACTGAGAAGTTTAAAGTGTAA
- a CDS encoding DUF4385 domain-containing protein → MPFDYSLDFQNINFRQHPELYRVGKGEQGVLLVEPYKSEILPYWRFKTPEIATESSEKIYEMFLAYLEQDDFVGADMARKFIQMGYTRSRRYANHKSGRKYKKDSPKEILPYEVDPIKAESAAIFKIKWMQAKTNEKYLQLLARHKQRYEVD, encoded by the coding sequence ATGCCTTTTGATTATTCTTTAGACTTTCAAAATATCAATTTTCGACAACACCCTGAACTCTATCGCGTTGGTAAGGGTGAGCAAGGTGTACTTTTGGTAGAACCATACAAATCGGAAATTCTTCCTTACTGGAGGTTCAAAACTCCTGAAATTGCTACAGAGTCGAGCGAAAAAATCTACGAAATGTTTCTGGCTTATCTAGAACAAGATGATTTTGTCGGAGCAGATATGGCGCGAAAGTTTATCCAAATGGGTTATACTCGCTCCCGTCGTTATGCGAATCATAAAAGCGGCAGAAAATATAAAAAAGATTCGCCAAAAGAGATTTTACCTTATGAAGTAGATCCCATAAAAGCTGAATCAGCGGCTATATTTAAAATCAAATGGATGCAAGCAAAAACAAATGAAAAGTATCTCCAGCTTTTGGCTAGACATAAACAGAGGTATGAAGTAGATTAG
- a CDS encoding VOC family protein: protein MLSSTESVNSVLAPGNLRKVHHIALNVKDMQASRHFYGTILGLHELTGDEVPATLVELVASGKVANFVTPDGTILDLFGEPELSPPDPNPEKTFTRAYHLAFDIEPQLFDRAVAVIRENKIAIAHGPVTRPTGRGVYFYDPDGFMIEIRCDPEAS, encoded by the coding sequence ATGCTATCTAGCACCGAATCTGTGAATAGTGTCCTTGCTCCAGGGAATTTGCGTAAAGTGCATCACATTGCACTCAACGTCAAAGATATGCAAGCTTCCCGACATTTTTATGGGACTATCCTGGGTTTGCATGAACTTACAGGCGACGAAGTACCCGCAACCTTGGTGGAACTTGTCGCATCTGGAAAAGTAGCCAATTTCGTCACCCCAGATGGTACAATCCTAGATTTATTTGGGGAACCAGAATTATCACCACCAGATCCGAATCCAGAAAAGACTTTCACTAGAGCATACCATTTGGCTTTTGATATCGAGCCGCAGTTATTCGATCGCGCCGTGGCAGTAATCAGAGAAAATAAAATAGCGATCGCTCATGGCCCAGTCACTCGTCCTACTGGTAGAGGTGTGTATTTCTACGATCCAGATGGCTTTATGATTGAAATTCGTTGCGATCCAGAAGCTAGTTAA
- a CDS encoding Uma2 family endonuclease: MVNLAIKQRIPFLENGDRLTRYEFERRYQAMSRHQKAELIEGVVYLASPLRFESHAEPHSHTITWLGVYEASTPGVRLGIEPTVRLDSDNEPQPDGVLLITPTAKGQSRFSDDDYIEGAPELVVEIAASSAAIDLHDKKKVYCRNGVKEYIIWQIFENKLDWFSLQQGEYVSLELDADGIIKSQVFPGLWLSRFNLLAGNMQQVLAVLQSGLNSPEHQIFVQELSSQNS, encoded by the coding sequence ATGGTAAACTTAGCGATCAAGCAGCGAATTCCTTTTTTAGAAAATGGCGATCGCCTCACTCGCTACGAATTTGAGCGACGCTATCAAGCAATGTCCCGTCATCAAAAGGCAGAATTAATTGAAGGAGTTGTTTACTTGGCATCCCCATTACGTTTTGAAAGTCATGCTGAACCACATAGTCATACAATCACTTGGTTGGGAGTTTATGAAGCATCAACCCCTGGTGTGAGATTGGGAATTGAGCCAACAGTCCGCTTAGATTCAGATAATGAACCGCAGCCAGATGGGGTGCTATTAATCACACCTACAGCTAAAGGACAATCTCGTTTCAGCGATGATGATTATATAGAAGGTGCGCCAGAACTTGTAGTAGAAATAGCAGCTAGCAGCGCTGCTATTGATTTACATGACAAGAAAAAAGTTTATTGTCGCAATGGGGTAAAAGAATATATTATTTGGCAAATCTTTGAAAACAAATTAGATTGGTTTAGTCTACAACAAGGAGAATATGTATCTTTAGAATTGGATGCAGATGGAATTATTAAAAGTCAAGTATTTCCTGGTTTGTGGTTATCAAGATTCAATTTACTTGCTGGGAATATGCAGCAAGTATTGGCTGTGTTGCAGTCCGGCTTAAATTCGCCAGAACATCAAATATTCGTGCAGGAGTTGTCTAGTCAGAATTCATGA
- a CDS encoding class I SAM-dependent methyltransferase has translation MLNFLNFIVTFVVILSCSLLNPTLTAQAITSSSTVYEQRIIHSPDGIGKYYMGREIAKVMGYTGAGWLERPSREGEEQPSKIVSLLNLKPNDVVADIGAGTGYLSFRIAPLLTAGKVLAVDVQPEMLEIIDLFKKEKNITNIEPVLATLSDPNLPSESIDLALMVDAYHELEYPQEVMQKIVKALKPGGKVVLVEYRGENPFIMIKGLHKMTQKQVRKEMQAVGLVWRETKNLLPQQHLMVFEKPDSRNFLTR, from the coding sequence ATGTTAAATTTTCTCAACTTTATAGTAACTTTTGTTGTGATATTGAGTTGCTCACTGTTGAACCCAACTCTGACAGCACAAGCCATAACTTCATCCAGCACTGTTTACGAACAACGGATAATCCATAGTCCAGATGGCATCGGCAAATATTACATGGGGCGCGAAATTGCCAAAGTTATGGGATACACTGGCGCTGGCTGGTTAGAACGTCCCAGCCGAGAGGGAGAGGAACAGCCAAGTAAGATAGTCAGCCTTCTCAACTTGAAACCTAATGATGTGGTGGCGGATATTGGCGCTGGTACAGGATACTTAAGCTTTCGCATCGCACCATTATTAACAGCAGGTAAGGTGTTAGCTGTAGATGTTCAACCAGAAATGTTGGAAATCATTGATTTATTCAAAAAAGAGAAAAATATCACCAATATTGAACCTGTTTTAGCAACTCTTTCTGACCCCAATCTACCATCTGAAAGTATAGATTTGGCGTTGATGGTAGATGCTTATCATGAATTGGAGTATCCCCAAGAAGTGATGCAAAAAATTGTCAAAGCACTGAAACCTGGTGGTAAGGTGGTGCTAGTTGAGTATCGGGGTGAGAATCCTTTTATTATGATCAAAGGTTTGCATAAAATGACTCAAAAGCAAGTCCGTAAAGAAATGCAAGCTGTTGGTTTAGTTTGGCGTGAAACTAAAAATTTGTTACCTCAACAGCATTTGATGGTGTTTGAGAAACCTGATTCTCGCAATTTTTTGACAAGATGA
- a CDS encoding class I SAM-dependent methyltransferase encodes MTDLDNYKQQLKEFYGSRTTYDHEEGTRHPLEAKILLEFVPLHSGQKILDVATGTGLVAIAAAEKVASEGYVIGIDMTPGMLHQARLKIAAAKLQNIELIEADAEHFNFSESSFDVVFCCEAIVLFPDILATLQKWYGYLKTGGYVAFTCPPETALMASLQQRICARVLGVSLPHILEPLGTPEKCQNLLNQAGFRDIEIKIEPSGRYSQLRDSRLSETVIKINFKDNPLLSKLSPEQLNQLQVEYKAEIEKLATDRGIWIDTTKFFVRARK; translated from the coding sequence ATGACTGATCTAGATAATTATAAGCAGCAACTAAAAGAATTCTATGGTAGTAGAACGACTTATGACCATGAAGAAGGTACTCGTCATCCTCTAGAAGCCAAAATTTTACTTGAATTTGTTCCACTACATTCGGGACAGAAAATCCTTGATGTAGCGACTGGAACAGGTTTAGTTGCGATCGCCGCAGCTGAAAAAGTTGCTTCAGAGGGCTATGTGATTGGGATTGACATGACCCCTGGAATGTTGCATCAAGCAAGACTTAAAATTGCAGCAGCAAAATTACAAAATATCGAGTTGATTGAGGCGGATGCAGAACATTTCAACTTTAGTGAGAGTAGTTTTGATGTTGTCTTTTGCTGTGAGGCAATTGTACTTTTTCCTGATATCCTTGCTACTTTGCAAAAGTGGTACGGCTACTTGAAAACAGGAGGGTATGTGGCATTTACCTGTCCTCCCGAAACTGCTTTGATGGCATCTCTTCAGCAGAGGATTTGCGCTAGAGTTTTGGGCGTATCGCTACCACACATCCTTGAACCACTTGGAACTCCAGAAAAATGTCAAAATTTGCTTAATCAGGCAGGTTTTAGAGATATCGAAATTAAGATTGAGCCATCAGGACGTTATAGCCAGCTTAGGGATAGCAGATTATCTGAGACAGTAATTAAGATAAATTTTAAAGATAATCCACTGTTGTCAAAATTATCACCAGAACAATTAAATCAGTTGCAAGTTGAGTACAAAGCAGAAATTGAGAAACTAGCAACCGATCGAGGTATTTGGATAGACACTACAAAGTTCTTTGTTCGCGCTCGAAAATAA
- a CDS encoding cation:proton antiporter domain-containing protein: MSPAVVGELLAGVLLGPSLFGLLLPDLQAHIFPKSQEQSNLLSVISWLGVLFLLIVTGLETDLKLILRKGKTALLISLGGIIVPFITGFGLGWLLPDSFLADPEKRLVFSLFIATAMSISAVPVIAKVLMDLKVASTIAAQTGALVMIVNVINLPQVEYILYEQRSLAPVKEIAHDLLEQQAAIGRNLGADVKTYVLQGTSPEREILNFAQTKEVDLIILGSNIRMITGRVFFGHRVDAILSKAHYPVAVITAPQSLW, from the coding sequence ATCAGCCCTGCTGTTGTTGGGGAATTACTGGCGGGTGTGCTGCTTGGTCCTTCTCTATTTGGTTTGCTGCTTCCAGATTTACAGGCACATATCTTTCCCAAAAGTCAAGAACAATCTAATTTACTTTCAGTGATTTCTTGGTTAGGCGTGTTATTTTTGCTGATTGTAACTGGGTTGGAGACGGATCTAAAACTGATTCTTCGTAAGGGTAAAACGGCTCTACTCATTTCACTGGGCGGAATTATTGTCCCGTTTATCACAGGATTTGGACTTGGCTGGCTATTACCAGATAGTTTTTTAGCCGACCCAGAAAAGCGATTGGTATTCAGCCTGTTTATCGCCACAGCAATGAGCATTTCAGCAGTACCAGTGATTGCTAAGGTGCTGATGGATTTGAAGGTGGCAAGTACGATCGCTGCTCAAACAGGAGCATTAGTTATGATCGTTAACGTGATTAATTTGCCACAGGTTGAGTATATTCTTTACGAACAGCGATCGCTAGCTCCAGTCAAGGAAATTGCTCACGATTTGCTCGAACAGCAAGCAGCAATTGGCCGCAATCTCGGTGCTGATGTTAAAACCTATGTTCTTCAAGGAACTAGCCCAGAAAGGGAAATCCTCAACTTTGCCCAAACCAAAGAAGTTGACTTAATTATTTTAGGAAGTAATATCCGAATGATTACGGGTCGCGTTTTCTTCGGTCACAGAGTAGACGCAATTCTGAGTAAAGCACATTACCCAGTGGCAGTGATTACTGCGCCGCAGTCGTTATGGTAG
- a CDS encoding metallophosphoesterase family protein, which yields MNLIFDPPIPVKIQKMKERVRWMHPSFVQRGIDQTSLVIDDRKNDSPEFSFMVIGDSGTKSHSPHHPQRKVAELMLPHREDCSFVLHTGDVIYVVGSQEYYSTNFIEPYREFLVGGNNPRNISYDHMVFNLPFLPVLGNHDYYDVPLMYRLFTGTTSSLRRLLGYKDTEIGWHGSYQGNAYARAFMDYTAAISSQELERHLDRHYTAKTDTGRCLRYEPGQFTRLPNRYYTFRYGGIDFFALDSNTFNTPSPLPATQEGEIYRRELQKRRHEIDREELQILKICDGLNPDKPAEAEKLDELSAKLDQINEIKIDIEKQLASQKMPAIDFEQLEWLRNRLIESWNTSEVRGRVIFFHHPPYVTEATKWHQAQTLAVRHRLRWVFEQVAETLGSLIKERPIVDLILNGHAHCLEYLRTSDTGFADSHINCIISGGSGHRPRYQRREGTELMETFTEITGKSSRKVADSMLFVGRHNDNLQKRLPYSCVRIDVLDGRPPKFIVRPLVTERFEEEWYNTELEPFVI from the coding sequence ATGAATTTGATTTTCGATCCACCGATTCCTGTGAAAATTCAAAAGATGAAGGAACGGGTGCGGTGGATGCATCCGAGTTTTGTGCAACGGGGAATTGACCAAACTAGCTTGGTTATTGACGATCGCAAAAATGATAGTCCAGAATTTTCCTTTATGGTTATCGGTGATTCTGGTACTAAATCCCATTCTCCACACCACCCCCAACGAAAAGTTGCCGAACTGATGCTTCCTCACCGCGAGGATTGCAGTTTTGTGTTGCACACGGGAGATGTAATCTATGTGGTGGGTTCTCAGGAGTATTACTCAACAAACTTTATTGAGCCTTACCGAGAGTTTCTTGTAGGTGGTAATAATCCAAGAAACATTTCCTATGACCATATGGTGTTTAATTTGCCGTTCCTGCCAGTGCTTGGTAATCATGATTACTACGATGTACCGTTGATGTACCGTTTATTTACTGGCACAACATCGTCATTACGTCGGCTGTTGGGCTACAAAGATACTGAGATTGGCTGGCACGGTTCGTATCAAGGTAATGCCTACGCACGGGCGTTTATGGATTATACGGCGGCGATATCTTCCCAAGAGTTAGAACGTCATTTAGATCGGCACTATACTGCTAAAACTGACACAGGACGCTGTTTGCGTTATGAACCTGGACAGTTCACGCGCTTACCTAATCGGTATTACACTTTTCGTTACGGCGGGATTGACTTTTTCGCACTGGATTCTAATACCTTTAATACACCATCACCTTTACCTGCAACTCAGGAGGGGGAAATTTATCGTCGGGAATTGCAAAAGCGTCGCCATGAAATAGACCGAGAAGAATTGCAAATTTTGAAAATATGCGATGGACTCAACCCAGATAAACCGGCTGAAGCGGAAAAACTTGATGAACTCAGTGCCAAATTAGACCAAATTAATGAAATCAAAATCGATATTGAAAAACAGTTAGCATCTCAGAAAATGCCTGCGATCGATTTTGAACAACTTGAATGGTTACGAAATAGACTCATCGAATCTTGGAATACTTCCGAAGTACGGGGACGTGTAATCTTTTTCCACCATCCACCCTATGTTACAGAGGCTACTAAATGGCATCAAGCACAAACTTTGGCGGTTCGCCACCGCTTGCGCTGGGTGTTTGAACAAGTAGCTGAAACTCTTGGTTCTTTAATTAAAGAGCGTCCCATAGTGGATTTGATTTTAAACGGTCACGCTCACTGTTTGGAATATCTCCGCACAAGTGATACCGGATTTGCTGATTCTCACATTAACTGTATTATTTCTGGTGGTAGTGGTCATCGTCCCCGCTATCAACGACGAGAGGGGACTGAATTGATGGAGACTTTTACGGAAATTACAGGTAAATCCTCTCGTAAAGTTGCTGATTCAATGCTTTTTGTGGGTCGCCATAACGACAATTTGCAGAAACGACTGCCTTATTCATGCGTGCGGATTGATGTTTTAGACGGTCGTCCACCGAAGTTTATTGTGAGACCACTGGTTACTGAACGTTTTGAGGAAGAATGGTATAACACTGAACTTGAACCATTTGTGATTTAA
- a CDS encoding type II toxin-antitoxin system VapC family toxin encodes MHSEVFLDTSFAIALSAPSDRLHHRALHLAKMLQAAETRLVTTQAVMLEIGNALSQQPYRQAAIVLLNSLVADFKVEIVPLSQELYERAFQLYCDRTEKEWGFVDCVSFIVMEYSGITEALTADEHFQQAGFRALLRENLP; translated from the coding sequence ATGCATTCTGAAGTCTTTCTTGATACATCATTTGCCATTGCCTTATCTGCACCAAGCGATCGCTTGCATCACCGAGCTTTACATCTGGCTAAAATGTTACAAGCGGCAGAAACTCGTTTAGTGACAACACAAGCAGTGATGTTGGAAATTGGCAATGCCTTATCCCAACAACCTTATCGTCAGGCGGCGATCGTATTATTGAATTCTTTGGTAGCAGACTTCAAAGTAGAAATTGTCCCACTTTCCCAGGAACTCTACGAACGTGCTTTTCAGCTTTATTGCGATCGAACTGAGAAAGAATGGGGATTTGTCGATTGCGTATCTTTTATTGTGATGGAATATAGCGGAATCACTGAAGCCTTAACTGCTGACGAGCATTTTCAACAAGCAGGGTTTCGAGCATTATTGCGAGAAAATTTGCCGTGA
- the hflX gene encoding GTPase HflX encodes METIFGNLQGLKTSQLKQLQRLYHQRIPGDRITTPEFSQRLAAISTELNQPVCAYLNRRGQVIRVGVGTPRQTQIPPLELPRYGAERLSGIRCIATHLKPEPPNEAALTAMALQRLDALVVLNITGIGFTRRGGGATGYVKEAYLAHLTPQDSRALITTPAGLKVDEKQVQSPSWNISAPLGLDDLAQQDFLDLVENLEAEFQREFIAQEVDADHDRVLIVGLMTEEITPLQFQDTLVELARLVDTAGGDVLQTIQQKRSRIHPQTVVGEGKVQEIALTAQTLGVNLVVFDRDLSPSQVRNLEAQIGVRVVDRTEVILDIFAQRAQSRAGKLQVELAQLEYMQPRLSGRGRTMSRLGGGIGTRGPGETKLETERRAIGQRISRLQKEVNQLQAHRSRLRQRRQHREVPSVALVGYTNAGKSTLLNALTNAEVYTADQLFATLDPTTRRLVIPHGEADEPQEILITDTVGFIHELPPSLMDAFRATLEEVTEADALVHLVDLSHPAWLRHIRSVREILAQMPVTPGPALVVFNKIDQANSDTLALAREEFPLAVFISASQRLGLETLRQRLGQLIEYAVDCG; translated from the coding sequence ATAGAGACTATTTTTGGAAATCTCCAAGGTCTAAAGACCAGCCAGCTGAAGCAACTACAGCGGCTTTATCACCAGCGCATACCAGGCGATCGCATCACCACGCCTGAGTTTTCCCAGCGTCTGGCAGCAATTAGCACAGAACTCAATCAGCCTGTGTGTGCCTATCTCAACCGTCGCGGACAAGTGATTCGTGTGGGGGTAGGCACACCGCGTCAAACGCAAATTCCACCTTTGGAATTGCCTCGTTACGGTGCGGAACGACTCAGTGGTATTCGTTGTATCGCCACTCATTTAAAGCCAGAACCGCCAAATGAAGCGGCACTCACGGCTATGGCACTACAACGTTTGGATGCTTTAGTTGTGCTAAATATAACTGGAATAGGATTTACACGGCGGGGAGGCGGCGCTACTGGGTACGTCAAAGAAGCTTATTTGGCTCATCTGACGCCTCAGGACTCCCGCGCCTTGATTACTACTCCTGCTGGCTTGAAGGTAGATGAAAAGCAAGTCCAATCTCCCAGTTGGAATATATCAGCACCTCTAGGCTTGGACGATCTGGCACAACAGGATTTTCTCGACTTGGTAGAAAATCTGGAAGCCGAATTCCAGCGGGAATTTATCGCCCAGGAAGTAGATGCTGACCACGATCGCGTGTTAATTGTGGGGTTAATGACTGAGGAAATCACCCCTCTACAATTCCAAGACACCCTAGTGGAATTGGCACGTTTAGTTGATACCGCTGGGGGAGATGTATTGCAGACAATACAACAAAAGCGATCGCGCATTCATCCCCAAACAGTAGTCGGCGAAGGTAAGGTGCAAGAAATCGCCCTCACAGCCCAAACACTAGGAGTCAATCTTGTCGTCTTTGACCGCGACCTCTCACCCTCCCAAGTCCGCAACCTAGAAGCGCAAATTGGTGTCCGCGTAGTTGACCGCACCGAAGTAATTTTGGATATCTTCGCCCAACGCGCTCAATCCCGTGCTGGTAAATTGCAAGTAGAACTAGCACAATTAGAATATATGCAGCCGCGACTCTCTGGTAGAGGTCGCACCATGTCCCGATTGGGTGGTGGTATTGGTACTCGTGGTCCTGGTGAAACTAAACTGGAAACTGAACGACGTGCCATTGGGCAACGTATTTCCCGACTGCAAAAAGAAGTCAACCAGTTACAAGCACATCGTTCGCGCCTACGACAGCGACGACAGCATCGAGAAGTTCCCTCAGTAGCTTTGGTTGGGTATACCAACGCTGGTAAATCTACGTTGTTGAATGCTCTGACTAACGCAGAAGTTTATACAGCTGACCAGCTATTTGCCACCCTTGATCCTACTACCCGCCGCTTAGTAATTCCTCATGGCGAAGCTGATGAACCTCAAGAAATTCTGATCACAGATACAGTAGGGTTCATACACGAACTGCCTCCATCCTTAATGGATGCCTTCCGCGCCACCTTAGAGGAAGTCACAGAAGCCGATGCCCTGGTGCATTTAGTAGATTTGTCTCACCCCGCTTGGTTGCGTCATATTCGTTCAGTCCGGGAAATCCTCGCGCAAATGCCAGTCACTCCTGGCCCGGCGCTAGTTGTTTTTAACAAGATAGATCAAGCCAATAGTGACACACTTGCTTTGGCTAGAGAAGAATTTCCCCTAGCGGTGTTCATTTCTGCGAGTCAGCGGTTAGGATTAGAAACCTTACGTCAACGCCTTGGCCAGTTGATTGAATATGCCGTTGACTGTGGGTAA